The Metabacillus litoralis genome contains a region encoding:
- a CDS encoding sugar transferase has product MKRIFDFTISFIIFVCLCPVFFIIALLIKVRLGSPIIFKQKRPGLNGKIFWLYKFRTMTDERDNAGEILPDVMRLTRFGKFLRKYSLDEYPQLWNVIKGDLSLVGPRPLLVEYLPLYTKEQALRHKVRPGITGWAQVNGRNNLSWEEKFKLDVWYVRNQSFFLDIKILFLTVYKVIISDGINQPGNATVENFKGSKSVGGGH; this is encoded by the coding sequence ATGAAGCGGATTTTTGATTTTACGATTTCATTTATTATATTTGTATGTCTATGTCCAGTTTTCTTTATAATTGCTTTGTTAATCAAAGTTAGACTTGGCTCACCTATTATTTTTAAACAGAAAAGACCAGGGTTAAATGGAAAAATCTTTTGGCTATATAAATTTAGAACAATGACAGACGAACGAGATAATGCCGGTGAAATTCTTCCAGATGTTATGAGACTTACACGATTCGGTAAATTCCTACGCAAATATAGTTTAGATGAATATCCTCAATTATGGAACGTCATTAAAGGAGATTTAAGTTTGGTAGGTCCAAGGCCTTTACTTGTTGAATATTTGCCCCTTTATACAAAGGAACAAGCACTAAGACATAAGGTTAGGCCAGGAATTACGGGCTGGGCACAAGTGAATGGGAGAAATAATCTATCCTGGGAGGAAAAATTCAAGCTAGATGTTTGGTACGTTAGAAATCAATCATTCTTCTTAGATATAAAAATCCTATTTTTAACGGTGTATAAAGTAATCATTTCAGACGGAATTAATCAACCAGGGAATGCAACAGTAGAAAACTTTAAGGGATCAAAGTCAGTTGGAGGAGGTCATTAA
- a CDS encoding DegT/DnrJ/EryC1/StrS family aminotransferase, whose protein sequence is MSGQELKYIEEAFKTNWIAPIGPNVDAFEKEIAQYVGANEALAVSSGTAAIHLALSLLGVTRDDKVFCSSLTFIASANPIIYQGAEPIFIDSEPETWNMSPNALQRAFQDAVKEGILPKAVIVVNLYGQSAKMDEIIGICNQYDVPIIEDAAESLGASYKGRASGTFGKFGIYSFNGNKIITTSSGGMLISDDCDALKKARFLATQARDDAPHYQHSQIGFNYRLSNILAGVGRAQLEVLEDRIESRRAIFERYLEELSTLPGFSFMPELEDTFSNRWLTALTINEEEAGVSVLDILTALSEEQIEARPVWKPLHLQPVFYGKKYYPHHELESISDKLFQNGLCLPSGSNMTDEDFERIINCIKQTVIKSKQKVEINSI, encoded by the coding sequence ATGAGTGGGCAAGAACTAAAATACATTGAGGAAGCATTTAAAACCAATTGGATTGCTCCAATCGGGCCAAATGTAGATGCATTTGAAAAGGAAATAGCTCAGTATGTAGGAGCCAATGAAGCATTAGCCGTAAGTTCGGGAACGGCAGCTATTCATTTGGCTCTTTCTTTATTAGGAGTAACACGAGATGACAAAGTATTTTGCTCTAGTCTTACTTTTATAGCAAGTGCAAATCCAATAATTTATCAAGGTGCTGAACCTATATTTATTGATTCTGAACCTGAAACTTGGAATATGTCTCCCAATGCTTTACAAAGAGCTTTTCAAGATGCGGTTAAAGAGGGGATTCTTCCAAAAGCTGTTATTGTGGTAAATCTTTATGGACAGAGTGCTAAAATGGATGAAATTATAGGGATCTGTAATCAATACGATGTTCCAATAATAGAAGACGCGGCAGAGTCATTAGGAGCTTCGTATAAGGGGAGAGCGAGTGGAACTTTCGGAAAGTTTGGCATCTACTCCTTTAATGGAAATAAGATTATAACAACATCTAGTGGAGGCATGTTGATATCCGACGACTGTGATGCACTAAAGAAAGCAAGATTTCTTGCAACACAGGCAAGAGATGATGCCCCTCATTATCAGCATAGTCAAATTGGATTCAATTATCGTTTAAGTAATATTTTAGCTGGTGTGGGAAGAGCCCAACTTGAGGTATTAGAGGATCGAATCGAATCTAGAAGGGCCATTTTCGAACGTTATTTAGAGGAGCTTTCAACTCTTCCCGGTTTTTCATTTATGCCTGAACTAGAGGATACTTTTTCTAATCGTTGGCTAACTGCATTAACAATTAATGAGGAGGAAGCTGGAGTATCTGTATTAGATATTTTAACAGCTTTAAGTGAGGAGCAGATTGAAGCAAGGCCTGTTTGGAAGCCGCTTCACCTTCAGCCTGTTTTTTATGGCAAGAAGTATTATCCTCATCATGAACTAGAAAGTATATCAGACAAACTTTTTCAAAACGGGTTATGTTTGCCCTCAGGGTCAAATATGACTGATGAAGATTTCGAGAGAATTATTAATTGTATAAAACAAACAGTTATTAAAAGTAAACAAAAAGTAGAGATAAATAGTATTTAG
- a CDS encoding glycosyltransferase family 32 protein — MNSTKDIPKTIHYCWFGGKEKPEIVKRCIASWQKHLSDYEIVEWNETNFDISINSYVKEAYASGKFAFVSDYVRVHALYHYGGIYLDTDVEVYKSFNDLLHHPSFWGFEQENYVATSTIGAQKGNILIEQFLDSYKDKKFLNEDGTVNSLTNVVFITRLLESLGLKTNGKHQEIEGMGVFYPQTYFSPYDYINCQSFLTEHTYAMHHFYKSWLPLRVRIKGKIKTYLSRLIGGHNIAKLRKIVSEK, encoded by the coding sequence ATGAACTCTACAAAGGATATTCCCAAAACTATTCATTACTGTTGGTTTGGTGGGAAAGAAAAGCCTGAAATTGTTAAAAGATGTATTGCGAGCTGGCAGAAGCATTTATCAGATTATGAGATTGTGGAATGGAACGAAACGAATTTTGATATAAGCATAAATTCATATGTAAAAGAAGCATACGCTTCAGGAAAATTCGCATTTGTCAGCGATTATGTAAGAGTGCATGCATTATATCACTACGGAGGTATATATTTAGATACAGATGTAGAAGTGTATAAGTCATTTAATGATTTATTACACCATCCTTCCTTCTGGGGGTTTGAGCAAGAAAACTATGTTGCAACAAGTACAATTGGAGCACAAAAAGGAAATATATTAATTGAGCAATTTCTTGATTCGTATAAGGATAAGAAGTTTCTTAATGAAGACGGTACAGTAAACAGTTTAACAAATGTAGTCTTTATTACGAGGTTGCTTGAGAGCTTGGGACTTAAAACTAATGGTAAGCATCAGGAGATTGAAGGGATGGGTGTTTTTTACCCTCAAACCTATTTTTCTCCGTATGATTATATTAATTGTCAAAGCTTTTTAACAGAACATACATATGCCATGCATCATTTTTATAAGAGTTGGTTGCCGCTCAGGGTGAGAATAAAGGGGAAAATAAAAACATACCTTTCAAGATTAATAGGCGGTCACAATATTGCAAAATTACGAAAAATTGTGAGTGAAAAGTAA
- a CDS encoding acyltransferase, with the protein MVNVIIKIVKTLVAESKKRGIMITFFMNISHLFGIFRGMLFKLLYFKNIKSTIFSLQSNSKIEIFNKNARIQVGKFVFIRKNASLRIDYNGVLTLDNNVFINDNCTINCVNRISIGQNTKIAPNVCINDHDHNYKKNTSDHLIRGEVTIGENVWIGSNVVILRDTHIGDNVVIAAGSVVKGNVPSNTIYLNKREIDTRPIQHDYNRLVKVQG; encoded by the coding sequence ATGGTGAATGTGATAATAAAGATAGTTAAGACTCTAGTTGCTGAGAGTAAAAAACGTGGTATTATGATTACGTTTTTTATGAATATCTCCCATTTGTTTGGAATTTTTAGAGGAATGCTATTCAAGCTCCTCTATTTTAAAAACATAAAATCAACTATATTTTCTTTACAGTCTAATAGTAAAATAGAAATTTTCAATAAAAATGCTAGAATTCAAGTTGGCAAGTTTGTCTTCATCCGTAAAAACGCAAGCCTCAGAATAGATTATAATGGAGTACTTACGTTAGATAACAATGTTTTTATTAATGATAATTGCACGATTAATTGTGTTAATCGAATTTCGATAGGACAAAATACAAAAATTGCTCCAAATGTTTGTATTAATGATCATGATCATAATTATAAAAAAAATACTTCTGACCATTTAATAAGAGGTGAAGTGACGATTGGTGAGAATGTTTGGATAGGTTCGAATGTAGTAATTTTAAGGGATACACATATTGGAGATAATGTAGTCATCGCAGCTGGTAGTGTGGTGAAAGGAAATGTTCCATCAAACACAATCTATTTGAATAAAAGAGAAATAGATACACGACCTATTCAGCATGATTATAATAGGCTAGTAAAAGTCCAAGGATAA
- a CDS encoding EpsG family protein: MTVLWVNLVLVFLLAFLSRFFSTNVVLNGSGSLVKMQPNKLMALLSIIPFILVSGLRNNIGDTPLYMRTYILNDFSWEYVKTQDDIGFAILQMILKSYTNDPQLLIFITAFVTNLLIILVFYKYSRVVELSIFVYITGGLFLVTMNGIRQCLAAAIIFSATKFLIEGNKVKYFLVVIFASFFHQSALILIPVYFLVRFKPWTKATLVLLFFSILIVLGFNQFSTVLFSAIEDSQYGGYSNFDEGGANIIRVFVSAAPLAIAFFGREKLREIFPQSDVFVNMALIGLCFMIISTANWIFARFNIYFELYQLVLVSWILHVFKERDRKLVYYSLLICYLLYYFYETVINLNLKYSSQYFG, translated from the coding sequence ATGACAGTTTTATGGGTTAACCTTGTTCTTGTGTTTCTATTAGCATTTCTTTCCCGGTTTTTTTCAACTAATGTCGTGTTAAATGGCTCAGGTTCATTGGTTAAAATGCAACCGAATAAATTGATGGCCCTACTTTCTATAATACCTTTTATCTTAGTTTCTGGACTGCGTAATAATATAGGGGATACCCCTTTATATATGCGCACTTATATTCTCAATGATTTTTCATGGGAATATGTTAAAACACAAGATGATATAGGATTTGCTATCCTACAAATGATTTTAAAAAGCTATACAAATGATCCACAGTTATTAATCTTCATCACAGCTTTTGTAACAAATCTACTGATCATTCTTGTTTTTTACAAATACTCAAGGGTAGTTGAATTGAGTATCTTTGTTTATATTACTGGTGGCTTGTTCTTAGTCACTATGAATGGAATTAGACAATGTCTAGCGGCTGCAATTATCTTCTCAGCAACAAAATTCTTAATCGAAGGTAATAAAGTTAAATATTTTTTAGTGGTAATATTTGCTTCTTTCTTTCATCAAAGTGCCCTCATATTGATTCCAGTTTATTTCTTAGTTAGGTTTAAACCATGGACAAAAGCAACTTTAGTTCTCTTATTTTTCTCAATCCTAATCGTTTTAGGTTTTAACCAGTTTTCAACGGTATTATTTTCTGCAATAGAAGATAGTCAGTATGGTGGGTATAGTAATTTCGATGAAGGTGGAGCAAACATTATTAGAGTTTTCGTATCTGCCGCGCCTTTAGCTATTGCTTTTTTTGGAAGAGAAAAGTTAAGAGAAATATTTCCTCAAAGTGATGTTTTTGTAAATATGGCTCTAATTGGTCTATGCTTTATGATTATTTCAACAGCAAATTGGATTTTTGCCAGGTTTAATATTTATTTTGAACTTTACCAATTAGTTTTAGTGTCTTGGATCTTACATGTATTTAAAGAAAGAGACAGGAAACTTGTTTACTATTCATTACTAATTTGTTACTTGCTCTATTATTTTTATGAGACTGTTATTAATCTTAATCTTAAATACTCAAGTCAATATTTTGGCTAA
- a CDS encoding glycosyltransferase, with amino-acid sequence MKKNVLIAVYNLEIGGIERSLINMLESFDYYNYNVDLLIYHHVGEFMSLIPSSVNVLPEIGKYSVFRKPVALCIKEKQYSLAFTRVLAKYMAEIKSKSRNLVEGSGYIQMQLAQKYSSILLPRLEKNYDVAISYAWPHDIVAYKVRAKKKIAWIHTDYSKLEIDNELDLKVWNQFDYIASVSDACKDSFLETYPTLKKKLMVVENITSPNFIKKMAAETPRVIENEANTFKIVSVGRLSYVKGFDMAIEALGRLHEKGLTNIKWYIIGYGGYEKELKNLIIRHNLKDSFILLGKKTNPYPYIKECDLYVQPSRYEGKAVTVSEAKILGKPILITNYPTASSQLENGIEGVICDLSVQGLSKGIEDLYQNHNLKETLVNNIKRIDYSNNFELEKIYKIIS; translated from the coding sequence ATGAAAAAAAATGTATTAATTGCCGTATATAATTTGGAGATAGGTGGAATTGAAAGAAGCTTAATCAATATGTTAGAAAGCTTTGACTACTATAACTATAATGTTGATCTTTTAATTTATCACCATGTTGGAGAGTTTATGAGCCTTATACCGAGTTCTGTAAATGTGTTGCCTGAAATAGGAAAATACAGTGTGTTTCGGAAACCTGTTGCTCTCTGTATTAAGGAAAAACAGTATTCATTAGCTTTTACTCGAGTGTTAGCAAAATATATGGCAGAGATTAAATCTAAGTCTAGGAATCTAGTGGAAGGATCAGGTTATATTCAAATGCAGCTAGCACAAAAATATTCCTCAATTCTTTTACCTAGGCTGGAAAAAAATTATGATGTAGCGATAAGCTATGCATGGCCACATGATATTGTCGCATATAAGGTGAGAGCTAAAAAGAAAATCGCATGGATACATACAGACTATAGTAAGTTAGAAATTGATAATGAGTTAGATTTAAAGGTATGGAATCAATTTGATTATATTGCTTCAGTATCAGATGCATGCAAAGATTCCTTCCTAGAAACCTATCCAACTTTAAAAAAGAAGTTGATGGTTGTAGAAAATATAACTTCACCTAACTTCATTAAGAAAATGGCAGCGGAAACACCAAGGGTTATTGAAAATGAAGCAAATACCTTTAAAATCGTCTCTGTTGGTAGACTATCTTATGTTAAAGGATTTGATATGGCAATAGAAGCGCTTGGACGCTTACATGAAAAAGGACTCACGAATATAAAGTGGTACATTATTGGTTATGGCGGATATGAGAAAGAACTGAAAAATTTAATCATTAGACATAATTTAAAAGACAGTTTTATTCTATTAGGAAAAAAAACAAACCCTTATCCATATATAAAGGAATGTGACCTTTACGTACAACCATCCAGATATGAAGGAAAGGCTGTAACTGTTTCGGAGGCTAAGATTTTAGGAAAACCAATACTGATTACAAATTATCCAACAGCTTCTAGCCAATTAGAGAATGGCATTGAAGGAGTTATTTGTGATCTTAGTGTTCAAGGTTTATCAAAAGGAATAGAGGATTTGTATCAAAATCATAATTTGAAAGAAACATTGGTAAACAATATTAAAAGGATAGATTATAGCAATAACTTTGAGCTAGAAAAGATATATAAGATTATTAGCTAA
- a CDS encoding glycosyltransferase family 2 protein — translation MLPTISVIIPVYNVEKYLNRCVDSVLNQRFQDFEIILINDGSTDKSGIICDEYARQDHRIKVIHKKNARVAAARNDGIKMARGTYVSFIDSDDWIEPEMFQVMVSKAEEFKLDFIMCDYKKKSDYFEDKRTQPIRGGYYSREDIKNELFQCLIMFEHIEFPPTISNWVCLFNLHFLLENNLLYDEDIHYCEDSLFGSKVMYHAKDFYYLKNQHYYNYFYNPNSTTNTYNENKWNSYLKINQRLTEYFGDASEFDFSR, via the coding sequence ATACTGCCAACTATTAGTGTAATAATTCCAGTTTATAATGTTGAAAAATACCTAAACCGCTGTGTTGATAGTGTTTTGAACCAAAGGTTCCAGGATTTTGAAATAATTCTAATTAATGATGGTTCTACTGATAAATCGGGAATTATTTGTGATGAGTATGCTCGACAAGATCATCGAATAAAAGTAATTCACAAAAAAAATGCAAGAGTTGCAGCAGCTAGAAATGATGGTATTAAAATGGCCAGAGGAACCTATGTAAGTTTCATCGACTCAGATGATTGGATTGAACCCGAGATGTTTCAAGTGATGGTAAGTAAAGCAGAAGAATTTAAATTGGATTTTATAATGTGCGATTATAAAAAAAAATCGGATTATTTCGAAGACAAGCGAACACAACCTATACGGGGTGGGTATTACTCACGGGAAGATATAAAGAACGAACTTTTCCAATGTTTAATTATGTTTGAACATATAGAATTTCCACCTACTATTTCAAATTGGGTTTGTTTATTTAATTTACATTTCCTCTTGGAAAACAATTTGCTCTACGATGAGGATATTCACTATTGTGAGGATTCATTATTCGGATCGAAAGTAATGTACCATGCAAAAGACTTTTATTATTTGAAAAATCAGCATTACTATAATTATTTTTACAATCCTAACTCGACTACTAACACTTATAATGAAAATAAATGGAATTCTTACCTGAAAATTAATCAGAGGTTAACGGAGTATTTTGGAGATGCAAGTGAATTTGACTTTTCAAGGTAA
- a CDS encoding glycosyltransferase codes for MKKKVLFVNGHLNVGGVENSLLNVLKNIDFDTYDVDLILFEDLGDYASEVPKEVNIKYYDLSKAFGPIKKCFLDNIKERNWFAICLRVIFLLEKNLGPWVLSIAKPLFKLQKTYDCAIAYRVGICTDFVGYLVDSTKKITWWHHGTYDIPQNQQKRWIKVLSRFDRLIAVSDSSKKMLNDNIPGINKKLLTIPNIINVEEIQKKANEPINDINFTEDVTLLSVGRLSPEKGMINCVHSCKKLVEKGFDVKWYLIGEGIERDRITRCIKEYNLENNIFLLGSISNPYPYIKNANIYVHPSLVESLSITVLEALALNTPVIVAESMGPKEFIRHKENGLLVDSTPEGLADGIVYLLEDNHIYKQLNEDKSELLRNYSPAVIMKKIFRLIEVG; via the coding sequence TTGAAAAAGAAAGTACTATTCGTAAATGGTCATTTAAATGTAGGTGGGGTTGAGAACTCTCTTCTTAATGTCTTAAAAAACATAGATTTTGACACTTATGATGTGGATCTAATCCTCTTTGAAGATCTTGGTGACTATGCTAGTGAGGTGCCAAAAGAAGTTAATATTAAATATTATGACTTATCAAAAGCATTTGGTCCAATTAAGAAGTGTTTTCTGGATAATATTAAAGAACGAAATTGGTTCGCTATATGCCTCAGAGTGATTTTTTTACTAGAAAAAAATTTAGGACCATGGGTATTGTCGATAGCAAAACCACTTTTTAAATTACAAAAAACTTACGATTGTGCTATTGCATATCGAGTAGGCATATGTACTGACTTTGTCGGATACTTAGTTGACAGCACTAAGAAGATAACCTGGTGGCATCATGGAACATACGATATACCTCAAAATCAACAAAAGCGATGGATCAAAGTTTTAAGTAGATTTGATAGGCTAATAGCTGTATCTGATAGCAGTAAAAAGATGCTTAATGATAATATCCCTGGAATTAATAAAAAACTGCTTACCATCCCTAATATAATAAATGTGGAGGAAATACAGAAAAAAGCAAATGAACCAATTAATGATATTAATTTTACTGAGGACGTTACTTTACTAAGTGTAGGAAGGTTATCACCAGAAAAGGGTATGATAAATTGTGTTCATTCCTGTAAAAAATTAGTAGAAAAAGGGTTTGATGTGAAATGGTATCTCATAGGTGAAGGTATAGAACGAGATAGAATTACCAGGTGTATTAAAGAATATAACTTAGAAAATAATATTTTTCTTTTAGGCTCAATTTCAAATCCTTATCCTTATATTAAAAATGCGAACATATACGTCCATCCATCACTTGTAGAATCTTTATCTATAACAGTATTAGAGGCATTAGCATTAAACACACCTGTAATAGTTGCGGAATCTATGGGTCCAAAGGAATTTATACGTCACAAAGAAAATGGTCTGCTTGTCGATTCAACGCCAGAAGGACTAGCTGATGGGATTGTTTACTTATTAGAGGACAATCATATTTATAAGCAATTAAATGAAGATAAAAGTGAACTTTTAAGAAATTACAGTCCTGCTGTGATAATGAAAAAAATATTTAGACTGATTGAGGTTGGTTAG
- a CDS encoding acetyltransferase codes for MKIMIIGHGGHSKVVTDIVHATKGLHIIGYLDNKYEKVQVMNHVIYAPLHAVHDLKKKIGEIQFVIAIGDNKIRKMIVEKLKITEKEFITVIHPTSVVSPSAKVGSGTVVMPNTIINADTIIGDHCILNSGSIVEHDGTIEDFVHICPNSTIAGTVTIGEGCMVGSGATIIPNKKIGEWTTIGAGATVTKDLPSNCLAVGTPAKAKMKDKIIVG; via the coding sequence ATGAAAATAATGATTATTGGTCATGGCGGACATAGTAAAGTGGTTACTGATATCGTCCATGCTACAAAGGGACTTCATATCATTGGTTACCTTGATAACAAATATGAAAAAGTTCAAGTCATGAATCATGTCATTTATGCTCCTTTACATGCTGTTCATGATCTGAAGAAGAAAATCGGAGAAATCCAGTTTGTTATAGCTATTGGAGATAACAAAATTAGAAAAATGATAGTAGAAAAGCTAAAGATAACTGAAAAAGAGTTTATTACAGTCATACATCCAACTTCAGTTGTAAGTCCAAGTGCAAAGGTCGGCAGCGGTACAGTTGTAATGCCTAATACAATTATCAATGCAGATACAATTATAGGAGATCATTGTATCTTAAATTCAGGATCAATTGTGGAACATGATGGTACTATAGAAGATTTTGTTCACATATGTCCTAACAGTACAATTGCTGGAACGGTTACGATTGGTGAAGGGTGTATGGTAGGAAGTGGAGCAACCATTATTCCAAATAAGAAGATAGGTGAATGGACAACGATTGGTGCAGGAGCTACTGTTACGAAAGATCTCCCTTCCAACTGTCTAGCAGTTGGAACTCCTGCCAAAGCAAAAATGAAAGATAAAATAATTGTGGGGTGA
- a CDS encoding ABC transporter ATP-binding protein → MKDTIRKLRFLFNKKEKKKFLLLFMMMIIAAIFETAGIGLIIPFVGIVTNPDLVQEQSFLSSTYDLLNFQTMNAFILFAVGVLLSFYVLKNIYLLLFYYVQYRVIFNQRVKLSRTMFKEYLTKPYTFHLQRNSAELLRNINGEVSKVFGGIVLAGFQLLTETLVIISILILLVYTAPLATLIAGLLLLGSVMIFFKTFRKKISFLGKEEQRVNREVIKSVNQGLGASKEVKVSGKENYFVQAYDKHSQILARNTVYKNILDQVPRFFIETLLVAVVLITMVTLVFQGSDTSKLVSTMSLFAMAAFRLMPSINRIVSLLTSIRFNQPALSVVYHDLVQDTANITFSHIDSQNRVKSEIQGKTFRHSINLENVYFRYPNQKEYSIEDVSLSIPIGSSVAFVGSSGAGKTTIVDIILGLLEPDKGKVSVDGKELKELLPIWKSKIGYIPQSIYLSDETIKKNIAFGIDDSDIDETAVQKAIEDAQLKEFTETLPEGLDTIVGERGVRLSGGQRQRIGIARALYHNPEIIFLDEATSALDNETEMEIMKAIDGLKGEKTLIIIAHRLSTIQNCDIVYKIDRGSLLSTQHKLKQTM, encoded by the coding sequence GTGAAAGATACAATACGAAAGCTAAGATTTCTTTTTAATAAGAAAGAAAAGAAAAAGTTTTTATTACTCTTTATGATGATGATCATCGCTGCAATATTTGAAACAGCAGGTATTGGACTAATCATACCCTTTGTTGGAATTGTGACAAATCCTGATTTGGTTCAAGAACAATCATTCTTATCTTCTACATATGATCTTTTAAACTTTCAAACAATGAATGCCTTTATTTTATTCGCTGTTGGTGTTTTATTATCATTCTATGTTTTGAAAAATATTTATTTATTACTCTTTTACTATGTACAGTATAGAGTGATCTTTAATCAAAGAGTAAAACTGTCTCGAACAATGTTTAAGGAGTATTTGACGAAACCATATACATTTCACTTGCAGAGGAACTCCGCTGAGTTGCTTAGGAATATAAATGGCGAAGTGTCAAAGGTTTTCGGAGGAATTGTATTAGCAGGTTTTCAATTATTAACTGAAACATTAGTTATTATATCGATCCTAATTTTACTAGTATATACAGCACCTTTAGCAACCCTTATAGCTGGTTTATTGTTACTTGGAAGTGTCATGATATTTTTCAAAACCTTCCGCAAGAAAATTTCCTTTTTAGGAAAAGAGGAGCAAAGAGTAAATCGTGAGGTAATCAAATCTGTAAATCAAGGCTTAGGGGCAAGTAAAGAGGTAAAGGTATCAGGAAAGGAAAACTACTTTGTTCAAGCATATGATAAACATAGTCAAATTCTAGCCAGAAATACTGTTTATAAAAATATTTTAGATCAGGTACCAAGGTTTTTTATCGAGACATTGTTAGTAGCGGTAGTCTTGATTACAATGGTTACACTTGTTTTCCAAGGGTCTGATACTAGTAAGTTAGTTTCAACGATGTCATTATTTGCAATGGCGGCTTTTCGACTGATGCCATCTATTAATAGAATTGTTTCTTTGCTAACGTCTATTCGATTTAATCAGCCGGCTTTGTCAGTCGTCTATCATGACTTAGTTCAAGATACTGCTAATATAACATTTTCACATATAGACTCACAAAATAGGGTGAAATCAGAAATTCAAGGGAAAACATTTCGTCATTCGATTAACTTAGAAAACGTGTATTTTAGATACCCAAATCAAAAGGAATATTCAATAGAGGATGTATCTTTATCAATTCCTATCGGGAGTTCAGTTGCTTTTGTTGGATCATCAGGAGCGGGAAAAACAACGATTGTAGATATTATACTCGGACTTTTAGAACCAGATAAAGGGAAAGTTTCTGTTGATGGGAAAGAGCTAAAGGAACTCTTACCAATTTGGAAAAGTAAAATTGGATATATCCCGCAATCTATTTATTTATCAGATGAAACGATTAAGAAAAACATTGCATTTGGAATTGATGACAGTGACATTGACGAAACTGCAGTTCAAAAGGCAATAGAAGATGCGCAGCTAAAAGAGTTTACTGAAACACTTCCAGAAGGCTTAGATACCATTGTTGGAGAACGAGGTGTTAGGCTTTCAGGAGGTCAACGACAGCGTATTGGTATTGCCAGAGCACTGTATCATAATCCAGAAATTATCTTCTTGGATGAAGCGACTTCAGCATTAGATAATGAGACAGAAATGGAAATCATGAAGGCTATTGATGGGCTTAAGGGTGAAAAAACTCTAATAATAATTGCTCACCGATTAAGTACCATTCAAAATTGTGATATTGTCTATAAAATCGACCGAGGAAGCTTACTTTCAACACAACATAAATTAAAACAAACAATGTGA
- a CDS encoding helix-turn-helix domain-containing protein, whose product MLGDLICNRRKQKGLTLSEVAKRAKVSKSYLSNIERNLNLNPSLQVVGRIATVLDVDINVLLNPGKKIRLQQQDIDPVLIELATTLKESGIDKEEIKEYKTLIEFIQWRKQKK is encoded by the coding sequence TTGTTAGGAGATTTGATCTGTAATAGACGTAAACAGAAGGGGTTAACGTTATCAGAAGTGGCTAAACGGGCAAAAGTGTCTAAATCATACTTAAGTAATATTGAACGGAATTTAAATCTCAATCCTTCCTTACAAGTTGTGGGAAGAATAGCGACAGTTTTGGATGTAGATATAAACGTGCTCTTAAACCCAGGGAAAAAGATAAGACTGCAACAACAAGATATAGATCCTGTTTTGATTGAATTAGCTACAACGCTCAAAGAATCAGGAATAGATAAGGAAGAAATCAAAGAATATAAAACACTTATAGAATTTATTCAATGGAGGAAACAAAAAAAGTAG